The following proteins come from a genomic window of Diorhabda carinulata isolate Delta chromosome X, icDioCari1.1, whole genome shotgun sequence:
- the LOC130902338 gene encoding transmembrane emp24 domain-containing protein 5 — MKYLTFCLILSIVNQAWSIEKELTVFIEAGVDFCFHEAVKKGEILDIEYQVIDGGHGDLDINFRFVHPSGRILLTDFKKSENNHRIDVVMDGDYRFCFDNSFSSYNTKTVFFELVVERDDNSEWSDNSVNFNTQDEDFESKIYNAQEILNNIKNHLSKVRSLQDLIKSSEARDRNVAEENFFKVNTFSLVQLSLMLVVGFIQVVMVKSLFDDRSRVHKIWKNLDRGKHSY, encoded by the coding sequence atgaaatatttaacgttttgtttaattttatcaatagtGAATCAAGCTTGGTCGATCGAGAAAGAATTGACCGTTTTTATAGAAGCGGGGgtagatttttgttttcatgaAGCAGTTAAAAAAGGAGAAATATTAGACATCGAATATCAAGTTATTGATGGTGGACATGGtgatttagatataaatttcCGTTTTGTTCATCCATCGGGAAGAATATTGTTAACCGACTTCAAGAAATCAGAAAATAATCATAGAATCGATGTCGTTATGGATGGAGACTatagattttgttttgataattcTTTTAGTTCATACAATACGAAGACTGTATTTTTTGAATTGGTTGTAGAAAGAGACGATAATAGTGAATGGAGTGACAATAGCGTCAATTTTAATACTCAGGATGAAGATTTTGagtcaaaaatatacaatgcaCAAGAAATActcaataatattaaaaaccaCTTGAGCAAAGTTCGTAGTTTACAAGATTTAATAAAATCTAGTGAAGCCAGAGATAGAAATGTAGCCGAAGAAAACTTCTTTAAAGTTAATACATTTTCTTTGGTTCAGTTATCGCTAATGCTGGTTGTTGGATTCATTCAAGTTGTTATGGTTAAAAGTCTTTTTGATGATCGTTCTAGAGTtcataaaatatggaaaaacttGGATCGGGGTAAACATTCATAttag